Within Mytilus edulis chromosome 10, xbMytEdul2.2, whole genome shotgun sequence, the genomic segment TTTCTTATATTCCAAGTGCCAAGTATATAAGGTGGACAAATAACgatttattacaattttatacacagacagtataaagaaaaaattatggcatgtttatattaaattgtgaaagtgctattatttatttatatttttatcacaaAACATGCACTGACTAAGAAATTTCAAAGTTGTCATGGAGATTTTTCTGAATAGCAACATTTTTATATACCCGTATTATTAATGTCCTTACTATATAATTTATACAAAGGAAATTTTTTATCGAACTTCAATAGTATTTTTATATGTTACCTATTAAGCAAATAATGGAAAATGTATTCTATTTTCTATGATTTACTATGCAATTATATAAACGATGCAATGGTTTTATATGTGATGATATTTGTTACTGTAAAGTGTAGATTTTATTTGTTACTTTTGATACACTGAACATTTTGTATCAAAATGTCATCATGAAAACCATAActtgatcaaaataaaaaataatatgaaaagatTTGATGTTTTTATGTCTGTTGTGATTACAACTGTTTTTATTTGAATAGACAGCGGTGACAATTCTTACATATAGATAGATCAGAATAACAGCATAAAACCCATCAAAAAGTTGGAAAGTTACAACATTCATatacaataaatcaaatataaaacaacaaaaagtcaACCACAgaaggacaaagaaaaaaaagaaaccagaCTGTAGGGttattttaacagaaaaaacAGCAAGCACAAAAAACTATTTAATAACTTGAAAGATTGTCAGTATGAAGTAAAGCAATCGACTAACGATGGAAAATTATATTTAGTAGTATGATACCTTCGGGCATGGTTAAAGGATTACCTATAATTATTCTCTTGCTCAAAGGAAGAAGTATAGTGGTTTACATTTGTTTTTCCCATGACATGGTTGTCACATTTTTCTTATGTAATACAAATCAGAACATCCAGAAATCTGCATTTCACGATGATGCGAGCATGCACTTTTTTCTGGAACTATGAACAAGAGCTTCCAGTTTCATGTAAGCATTCTATATAGTGTGCTGAACTTTAATCATGAGCTAGGAATTAGAGGTTCCTGACATTTGGTGTCTGGTTTCATGTAAGCATTCTGTTCTATGTGATGAGCTTCCACATCCATCACTCAGAAACTAAATAAATTTAGGAGGTATCATTAGCAAGCAATAGCTCACATTTCAACTTGTTTCAATAACACAATTAAAGATATGATAATCTTATCTCCACTAGTTCTTGCTCACAGTGTCGGTAAAAATGGTCCTGCAACCAGTTGCGACTTGTATTTTGGAACTGCAAAAGTTCATGCTTTCCCAAACTTCGTTATGATGCCTTTACACTACATCTGACAGGTGTACTGATAAAACATGGTCTATTTATTCATTGAAGTAGCTTTCAGTAATACTAATTCTTAGAAtggtatttttttgtcatttcagctgatttttacacttacaaaacatgtttaaccctaccaCATTACTTGTGTTCTTTTCCAAAGGCAAGAGACTATAGTCTAGAAGTGGTTGGTTTATATCTGCCAAAGttgtttttagtttgttattttcataaaaataagtCTGATTGCAttctgttttgaattgttttatattttgttatctcCAGGCCTTTTATAGGTTACCATacacttttatttattaattaaggGTCAAAGGGTGATCTGTAGTTGCTATTTTTCGTTGCTATTGGGTAGCTGTCTTATTGTCAATTATACCTCTTTCCTATTTTAGCCATGTGATTTGATAGGAATATTGCTGTGTTTTGATGTTCAACGAACTTGTAGTCTTCTGTAGAACAACTTAAGCACTAAGGAGCATCAACATTCGCATGTGttgttattgaaggaacaaaTGAGATCATTTTGTTCCGATAAGACTAAAAACCTGACCGAAAATGGGACATGTGTTTTCTAAATAAAAGAATGGTAAACCCATTAGACAGCACCAACAAATCACTGATCAGTGATCTAGAGGTCAACGTGCTTTCTAGAATAGCAAATATGAGTCCATAccatattataatttttaaatatccATGATTCAACACATGTAAAATCTGACATCAGCACCAAATCCTGAATTGACCAAAATAATGACATTGACGTAATTAAATCTCCACAGACCTTGCTGGAACACATAACAAATGACTACCAACACAACCCATATTTCCTCGGTCAGTTGAGAAACAATAAATATCATTACACACACAAGaacacacataaaaaaaaatatggaaaaacaatatagttaccaaaaaaaaacccaagcaATGTCctttttaccaaccaaccaaagTGGCTGTGAAAAAAGGTGCACTAACCAATAAAGAAATGTCATAAATTCTAGGAAGTTCAATAATTTCGAGTAATGTGTATGATACGAAGATGTAGAGGATCCAGTCAAAGCAGTGTTAAaactgtatacatatatatacacggccgacactcggctaaccgagagattggtcggttaatctatattgagtatgcggctatatcggcagtgggtctgttaatcgggttggctaaagtctgttaataaggtgttatcgagaaaatcattgaaaactcagaatgtttcattgtataaccttttaaatatatgtttatcataaaaaatatttatgtctgacaaaactattcaatgtactgaatccagtggtgtaattattatttttctagcttctatgtacgatctataaaatgaaaaggcaaataactcatcagtaaatttatacacattttacacacataaaatgtacacaaaatgacacttgggttgaatttacttgcatgcactattttgaacatcgaaaaaagacaggcattatgagtgttaaccaaattgatatcattttgtgaaaaatctacacaaaaatctgtattttggtgacataaatcaatctttattaaaaacctggtctgttaatgggtcggatgtataaaacccggtctgttaattagtctgttaagagttatgaatgacaataaaagtataattttattactttatggtgtgttcatttggtaggctcaagacgagcggctaaaatatacggaaacaacacttgagcaatggaacataaaatatatacggaaacaaaacatgagcaatggaatgtaaaatatacggaacaaaacacacgaacaataacaatgtaggcaatggatattgaaaattgataaaaatggtttcaaaaagtgttaaattaaagtaaaattgattttatccgagaatggtcgcattctgtttaattgtcatgaatgacaccaatttgtcatctacattggtaaccagtatataaatcagagattaacgtcgtaatgtaactaaacatcagtatattgggatgcctaaatataaagaatagagaaagaataatgggtaagataaataaaatgtagagaaaagtaacataaccatttaaagaatatagaaataaacaacatccccccccccccccccaatccgTACCCTCATGGTATatacgagaatctggatggagatacagaatacaaaataaaagataaggacagtagagagtgatgcattgctaaaaaaagaagaaaacaaattgtttaagaataaagacatgaaaccccctgggtgttgaaacagtaacggattgcgatgtactcatattggtgacaaatgcttgacgtttacatgtggacacctgcagttctcctctgcacatatgtagaaaaggaactaaacggaataaaatgaattaaattttaatacaaccaaatgtagctgcattcgctcctttccatttacttctttagaatgatttgtaaacaacagatgattaagtaatacaagaaaaaaaaaacaattggatgatgctgaggaattaggattaaggtggtaccgaacactttcactaaaatcaatgtggttcgtttaatttggataaaattttgacaaagtatttaatttgaacctttaacagaaatataaaaatttcaaaaaatttgaaccaaccgttttgtcagaaaaattaacaaattaactgGTTattatatatagcagtttgacaaacaccaattttgatcttcgagaagcttattattccctttacaacacaacgtaattaaaacgtatcactgactttacagagttatctccctgtagtgttgggtaccacctaaacgtccagtgacaaatgtcatgtgcatatgaaaacgacaacacgttatatatgtaccctgtgttgtattagaaagacacgttcaatcggatttgagaacatgctactttgagcagacacaaaaattaaggctgattgaaatcgttaataataaattcatgcatattccagcgaccaacccagatcacgctatattgaagtgacacactcttgagtaaaatgcaaagaaagtcaaaataaaaatgcttttactggaaggatagtgttgcatcgtattattattttttgtcgagccttcgactttagtcgaaaaagcgagactaagcgatcctacattccgtcgtcgtcggtgtcgtcgtcgtcggtgtcgtcgtcgtcggcggcgtccacaaatattcactctgtagttaaagtttttgaaattttaataactttcttgaactatactggatttctaacaaccttggacagaagcctgtttatgatcatattaagatagtatccagaagtaaattttgtaaaaataaaatgccattttttccgtattttacttataaatcatggacttagtttgttctgcggggaaacattacattcactctgtggttaaagttttaaaagttttaataactttcttaaactatccttagtttgtaccaaacatggacagaagtttgtttatgatcataagatagtatcgagaagtaaattttgtaattaagtaaattcatttttttccgtattttacttttgaatggacttagtttttctgcggggaaacattacattcactctgtggttaaagtttttaaaaatttaataactttcttaaactatcctgggtttgtaccaaacttggacagaagcttatttatgatcataagatagtatccagaagtaaatattgtaaaaagataactccatttattctgtattttacttttaaatggacttagattttcttccagtttacattacatacagtctgcagttaaagttttcaaaacatttattagattcattcactatcctaaatttttactaaacttggacagaagcttcttacaatcattagatagtatcaagaggaataattttattgatttttttcttcatttttgttgagcctgcgatttacaacaaaagtaggcgagacactgggttccgcggaacccttacaatatttttttttttactcaagaacatctcatttttaacattttcaatgggaaaatataaaggtagcacaactattttcgtggctaaataactcttaactgacacaatttcaattgtccaacccattaacagactttattcacataattttcactaaaacgtggtattactcacgttatattacaattatgaaatatttactaatgtcaatttatatttaagaaccaaagtagtattttgtgtcttttaaatgatatctaaaattgtttgtttcgccttttattaaaaaattgctatgcgtgtaatcataaatactacatacttgcgcgacgccttttacttttactgaaaactgcgcagactatgaaatgtttttaaaggtggaaaatgttctttgatagatatcattttgtcagacacttttctttttttgatttaattcttataatatgccaaaaatctgtatatttgatcgagtttaacattaaattgtgcgttttactcttaacagacgtatagccaacccgattaacagacccactgccgatatagccgcatactcaatatagattaaccgaccaatctctcggttagccgagtgtcggccgtgatataGTGGGTATACATCTGTGTAGGGAAGTCTCCAAGTGGGATTATCGTGCTCAGGAAAGCCTGTAAATTTGTCCATCGTGCGTATGGAAACCTATCTGTGGGCCCATCTTATGTACGTGAAAACCTGCAAGTGGGCCCATCGTGCATAGGAAAGAGTTTAGACTGTGAGTGGGTCCACCCTGCGTAGGAAAGCATGCAAATGATCAGAAATGAAGGTTGCATTTGcccaaaattttaaagttttgatgTTGTTGACCAGAACTTTTCTAAGGACCAAACCTGTTCAAAGATGTGAATGTGATTATTCGATCAGGCCTTATGTGAAAACATGTGACTTAAATGTACATCGGCAagtattacatgcatattcataTAGATAAAATGGTAATGGCATATCGGCCCTAGATTAACATACAACAAGTACGTGGGATTTTTGCTAATGTTGTAACAGTTCACAACTAAACTACATGTCACCTTCCTGGTCACAGTAACCTGAATCAAAGTCCTTACTCCTCATGAAATGCTGCACGCTAGATAAGCAGGAGAAGTAGCAAAAACATACAAACTTGAAAGTCTTTGGTTTGTCGGAAAGCTTTTCCcataaatttcatgttttaatttgttatagtGATTGTCATGGTTTATCAAATAAATGTCCCCACAAACGTGGTTTGTCAGAGTTCTTTCCCTACAAATTGAACACATTGGACAACTAAAAGCAACACGCTAGGTCAAGAAGTAGCAAAACATGCAAACTTGAAAATCTTTGTATTGTTAGATTGCCTTTACCACTAATGATCACTAATGTCATGCATTGTTTATTTGTCAGTGATACAAGTTTTTCAAAGTGATTTTCCGGCCTCAAATTTCGTGGTGATTCAGAGTGATACCAAAAACTCGAACATTCTTGGACACATTAATGCTCCACGCTAGGTGGAGAAGAAGCCAAAAATACCAACTTGAAAGTATTTGGTTCGTCTGATTGCTTTTTTCGCATATTTCATGGTTTTATTTGTCAGAGTAATTTCCCACAAAAAGCCTGGTTTGAACTTCCTTGTATACACTAGGCATTTTTTAATAGCATATTTCCCCCATAAATTATATCAAACTCACCATAACAAATACTTTTATCTTTATTGAAGGAAACAGActttaaattgtgacttggatggagatttgtctcattggcactcataccacatcttcttatatctttatgCAGTTATGACTATTTTGTGTATTGGGAATTTAATATGATCAAGAGAACATAAACTGTTGACTTATTGATATTACTTTGATACACAAGACAGCCTTGACATTGACAAAAGTGATACCTATATTTAGACATCCACTCAAAATATTATAGAAAGAATACATGTAGTTaagttaacaaaaatatataatactgGCTTCACTAATGATGCTTTTATTGGTATTAcggtggattcatttatttacgTGGGTATcatttttcgtggattgctgaatacttgcatattcgtggatatttgaattcgtggttttgccaatctctgtatacaaagcctattaaaaatatgctattcgttgaacatttgaatttgtggttcataTGTAcacacgaaacccacgaaaattggtatccaaggaataataatgaattcacagaaGATTTATATACCCCAAAATGTATGTTGGTTATGTGTGTCGTTTAGCTGCTGTTAACACAGGAAATTCGATATTACATCCAAGAGGATATAGGTGCGGGCAGTatatgtgaaaataaagaaactcAAAAGTACATAAGTTAGGAAATATGAAAATACAACGAAATGATTGGAAGCTCTGAGTATTTTTATTTAGACGTAAAATATTGCACATGATAATTCTCGTTTCAtttaatataaacagtaaacaATTATCGATCTCCATTTTACTGTCACTGAAAACTCACTTTTGTTAATACATCAATattatgatacatattatatatttgaaacgCCGGAAAAAGTGAAATATCCCAGCTTAACGATTTAGACAACCACAAAGTAATTTTAACACTCAAAGAAAAGTAACtctgataatttgataaaaaacaaGACTCGGTACATGATACCAgagacatgtattatatgtctctgatgacaCCAAGTTAAGGCCACTGCCTGCTACATCAGTATACATCTATGTTTCTCAATATCCCTACCCATGCCAACGCTACCAAATGTGGGATCATTTGTTTATAATTCCTACTCGTAAAACTTTTGAAGTTTGAGAAGAGAGAAAAATGAAAATCGAACAATTGCTGTTGACAAGCAATCCAAGGCGAGTTTAGTATGCAAAATAGTATGGTCTAGTGTGCCTGTTCATTCTAATATAGACGGAATATGGTAATTtaacagacaaaaaataaaaacatgatataATACCTTGTCATTCGTTATCATACCTTTAAAAATTGTCTTGTCTTTCAAATAGAAAGCTAGTAAAGTGGTCAGTTGAAAATAGGAGATGAGTCTGTTGGCAAATATTTTCTTCTTATGAAGTCATGTAAGTATACTACTTCGGTCACATTTGATTAAAAGTTATCCGGTTGTCTGACTctcaataaaatattaattgtgattttttttttaaattatattcaaaACAGCAGTCAACAGAGACGTTCAATACCAATATGGTAATTATATGTGTTTCGAGAGTGCTGCCTAGCTCATTCTACCCAACATCTAATATGTTGGATAGAATGGATAGAATCATCACTTTCCGATGattaatttatgtatatctatacaTTAGAATAGCATAAACTCTTAATTAAtgcaaaatgtaaaatacaaaaaaatcagctCTATCACATTTCACTATTCTCTTAGATCCACTTCCTAATTTAGTTAGTGGCATAACTATAGTTACTAATTTGTTAAATTCTATTTTCAAGACATATCGGTGTTACTTTCTAATTTTTCTTAAGTTAAGATATCGACATGCAAAATTAACCAAACATTTCACTGAATTTTCTTGTTCTTTTCGGCCTTTCTATAAGATTGTTCCTTTCACCAACGAAATATTTAAGAAGTCCATTAAAAAGCATCGACAGAGAGTCTTGCTCTCGCTCGTACGCATGCATAACGGAAATCATGGACAAACTGAAAAGTGCAACGGAACTGTAACGTACATGTTTTATGAGTTTCCTTTGCACACCCCACTGATATAAAGCATACAACGTATGGGGAATCAGAAACAGTGATAGCTCTTTCCTTCTATTGGCTCTCTCAAGTAGTACACTTAGTCCACAGACCAGACCAGCAACAACAGGCACGTGGGTCTGTAATGGTGGCGGTCGCTGATGGAAGTTTCGTATAAGACATATAACATACTTTGCCAGCATCACCATAGCTGCTAGGAAAGCAGTCGAGAACACCGTATTCTTCAACAAAGACTTCAACACTCTTTTTGGTCTGAAATGATAAAGAAAAGTAATGAAAATACGTCAAGCCATTCACCAAGTGTACTATATCATAACTAAATGAGGATTTTACTTAAATTGAAAGTGCAATGTTTATTAACGAACGTAGGTAGCATTTCTTTGAAATGATATAAgttcatattaaataacagctttcgtatatataaaacaaaaaagtatgttgTTCTCAGATCATCTACACTGTAAACCCTTTATAGGTTTGTCAGATACGCTTGATACGTAAATGAAGATTAATTTAGGTAGCTTCGTAGAACAACTCGGCAAACCGTCTGACAAAATAATGGTGAGACAATTTCTTACTTTTGGTagcttaaaatattaaaaactaagGAAACCTAATATACCTTTCCAGTAACAGTTTTCTTCTAAATATCACCACTGGCGTTAAGTGGATGGGGAAATATAATTTTGCAAATGCTGGAATGCTGTGAAAGAAATCTTTTATGGCATGCTTTGTACAAGAGTCTTTGTGTAGTCCAACCTCACTGCATGTCAGAAATTTTTCTCCTGGGTTGCGGAAAAGAGTGTTCAATTTCTGGTCCGTATAGTCCCGAGACCATTTCAAAACTGAGTAGTAATACCCTGTAAATAAAAGTCTTGGATTTAAAGCCACTGCATACACGAGGAATCCACAGCATAGACAGAAAAGCAGCGTTTCACTGTATTCAATGTGTGGAATTTTGCCGCGAACAACGAGTGTAGATATCAAGGCGCCAAATGCTCGTGCAATGGCAAACAAGGTTACAACTTGTCGTCTGGTAGGATCCTCTATGATAATGGTTAATCCTGCTAAACCTCCTGCTATACAGTTGTTCCAACCATCCTGgaagtaaaatatatatgataaatataaaccTCTATCTAATAAAACTGAgtatggaaaaggggaatgtgtcaaagagacaataacccgaccaaagagcggacaacaaccgaaggccatcaatgggtcttcaacacagagagaCAATGTATTTAGAAACTACAATAGATGTTTCTGTACTTTTAATTTAACTAAAACTCCGATAACTTTGAAAGGGAGTACTCAAAATTATTTAAACACCAGCTATACTTGCACATCATAGATCGTTTTGACTAGTTTCAAtaatgttttttatgccccacctacgatagtagaggggcattatgttttctggtctgtgcctccgttcgtccgttcgtccgttcgttcgtcccgcttcaggttaaagtttttggtcgaggtagtttttgatgaagttgaagtccaatcaatttgaaacttagtacacatgttccctatgatatgatctttctaattttaatgccaaattaaagtattgaccccaatttcacggtccagtgaacatgtaaaatgatagtgcgagtggggcatccgtgtactatggacacattcttgttttaaattatttcaagTTCAGTCGAAACTATTACCTTTTTGTCACGAATATTTTGTAGCACCTCTCTGACAAGTTCATACACACTTGGATACAGTCCAAAGAATCCAGCAAGACGAAGACAATCAGTTGATGCTATCTCTTTTAGAACTCCTGGAATTCTGAAAATAAAACCTTAGACACATACTCTTGTACGACAATGGATAGTAAACAATGTATAATTGCTTTAggatgttttataaaataaaacctcagacacatactctTGTACGACAATGAATAGTAAACAACGCATAATTGCTTAAGGACGTTTTATAGGTGCATAATCTGTTTATTATATTTCTAAGTACTGTATACACAACTACTTTTGCATAGGTGCTATTTCTGTAGTACAGGAATTCTACTTTTAAAATTCAGTAATATTTTGTTACTCCAAAATTATGGTAATATTTAGGAACCTGTATTTTATAGTACTTGATTTGTTCTTGAAATAGTACTACAGACTTTTAGTTACatcgttacattttcagcatttggAAAGTTTGTCTATGTCAAAtctctttaaaatattatattcaaacatggaaaattatattCAAACATGGAAGATCACTATTGGTATTATTTCTATACCATTTGTTTACGGTACAAAtcaaggtcaactcgatagttaattagatgccgtccagactaaaatacacacaaaacgaaGCTACATTTAATCGAGCTCATaccttgtaaattgtttattttagacctTTTATAATTTGAGtaaatgttttacatggttataAATCAATTATGAGAATTTGGGTCAATTCGGTAAATACGACTTTGACAGCTAGTACCCCTTTAAGCGGTTGTTTTTACAATGTTTGTAGTAGATGAATTCCTACACTAAGGAATAACATCAACGAGGTTCTAAAGTTCTTATGGTTGTTACCAGTAAACAAATAATTCTAAAATAGcgatataacatgtatacataactaactattttatataaaatgatcAATTACTTTGATACTTTTTATTTAGTATTCACTGTCTTGTTTTTTAACGTAAAtctaggttttttttttggtgagtGGTCGGCACATCAAGATTACCCATCGCCTTACTTCTTAAAATAATCCCTCCTCAATTGACAAGCCGAGGCCTTGATACCATTTCTTCCCTTAATCGGGGGAATATCGGCGTTTCAACTCTCTCCCTCATGCGAATTATACTAAGATACTAGCATACTAGTAAGCGTTTTTGTATCGATGTTGTCGATAACTTTGAAATGAGACGTTTATAAATACTGGCAAACTAGTCGAACGCCTCAATGATATAGAAGTGCCAGTCCCAAACCAGGAACCTATAGAGACGTTGGttgtgcttttttgttttttaaatttgtggtGATGACATGTCTTTTCAAGTCTCAGTTGTATTCTGATTTAGTGTAGACTCTAAGCAACCGAGTTGGTGATTGAAATACTGTACGCTATCTTCTATTTATGTATCGAAAAcggaaacggattaatataacATGTAAGTTAGAAAACAGATTAATATAAGcaagaacatatatattgatatccTGTTCCCAGCTATAAGTTAACAGCTTGTTTCCAGATCCTATTAATTATTCAAtagtattataaatatataaatgacaaATTGTGTACATTATTTAActtgaatttaattaataaaatatgtctaTACTATATGTATATCGAAAGGACAATGTGTTGGCCCTTAACTCGCTTTTAGTAACGTTAAATTGACGTTTATCCTCTGCTCTGATGAATGGTTGCTTGCTTAGTTGATTAACattcaatggcaaatatttcatgcaggtGCGTGACAAAAATGAACTAATAAATATATACGAAAGTTAGTTGACAAAGACTGAGACATATATAGTATTCATATATCTCtgacaaagatgaagagcatacTAGTATGTTATTTggaatgcaattaaaaaaaaagagtaaaggCTAGAAGAGCAAAACAGTTGCCTGGTTACCTGAATAACTATATATGGACCATTTTAGCAAGCGGAACTATATGCTATTTTTACTAACCTCTCCCTAAAAGGATTCCGTAATAATGCCGACACAACTTTGACACCAGCATAAAGAACAACTCCACTACCAAAACCTTTACAGAATCGTTTGACGATTTGTGTCGTCAGTTGACGTGCCTTTTTCTGTTGTCTGGTTTCTTGAGGTTCATCGCCGTCCATTTTTCGTTTGACGATTTGTGTCGTCAGTTGACGTGCCTTTTTCTGTTGTCTGGTTTCTTGAGGTTCATCGCCGTCCATTTTTGTTGTTAGTTtgtaaataaatgattaaaatggTCATACTTTTTATCTATCGTCAAACAGAAATCCCTGATAACGCT encodes:
- the LOC139490876 gene encoding transmembrane protein 135-like isoform X1 encodes the protein MDGDEPQETRQQKKARQLTTQIVKRKMDGDEPQETRQQKKARQLTTQIVKRFCKGFGSGVVLYAGVKVVSALLRNPFRERIPGVLKEIASTDCLRLAGFFGLYPSVYELVREVLQNIRDKKDGWNNCIAGGLAGLTIIIEDPTRRQVVTLFAIARAFGALISTLVVRGKIPHIEYSETLLFCLCCGFLVYAVALNPRLLFTGYYYSVLKWSRDYTDQKLNTLFRNPGEKFLTCSEVGLHKDSCTKHAIKDFFHSIPAFAKLYFPIHLTPVVIFRRKLLLERPKRVLKSLLKNTVFSTAFLAAMVMLAKYVICLIRNFHQRPPPLQTHVPVVAGLVCGLSVLLERANRRKELSLFLIPHTLYALYQWGVQRKLIKHVRYSSVALFSLSMISVMHAYEREQDSLSMLFNGLLKYFVGERNNLIERPKRTRKFSEMFG
- the LOC139490876 gene encoding transmembrane protein 135-like isoform X2 — its product is MLVSKLCRHYYGILLGRGVLKEIASTDCLRLAGFFGLYPSVYELVREVLQNIRDKKDGWNNCIAGGLAGLTIIIEDPTRRQVVTLFAIARAFGALISTLVVRGKIPHIEYSETLLFCLCCGFLVYAVALNPRLLFTGYYYSVLKWSRDYTDQKLNTLFRNPGEKFLTCSEVGLHKDSCTKHAIKDFFHSIPAFAKLYFPIHLTPVVIFRRKLLLERPKRVLKSLLKNTVFSTAFLAAMVMLAKYVICLIRNFHQRPPPLQTHVPVVAGLVCGLSVLLERANRRKELSLFLIPHTLYALYQWGVQRKLIKHVRYSSVALFSLSMISVMHAYEREQDSLSMLFNGLLKYFVGERNNLIERPKRTRKFSEMFG